The Prochlorococcus marinus XMU1404 DNA segment CAACATTTTTGATAATCTCTTTTCTTTTTTTACTGGAAATATTTGGGAGGGCAAGCAAAAGATATGAAATATTTTTTTCAGTGGCTAAAAAATCTATATATTCAGGGGAGTAAATTCTTTTACCAACAAGTAATCTCCCCTTTTTTTTTTCATCATCATCGAGGAAACAACTGACTTGTAATTCATTATTATTCTCTAGAGAAATAAGCAATTTCCTTCCTGCATTTCCAGCGCCGTATATTACGGCTTTAGGTAAGGAAGACTTCTCAAGCCTAATTTTATATAAATCACCTATCCAATAACGAACGGCAGATCTTGAAATACCAACTGCAAAAAATAATAATAATGGTTGAATAATTCCAATGGTTCTTGGAACTGTATCAAACGAAATGATAGTGATCAAAAAAGAGAATAAAAAACCATATAAAAAAATAGATTTAGAAACTGTAAACATTGCAGGCCATCCTGAATATCTAAAAATAGTTCTATACAAACCACTTAAATAAAAAACTGGAATAGCGATTAAAATTGATATAAAGGAAGGAATTATCAAAGAATTATTAATAGGGAATAATTCACCTAATCGCAAATAAAAAGATATCCAAGTAGTTAATAAGCAAAGTAAAACGTCTACGGAAATTGATATTATTAATTTCAGCGATTTTGGCAAATCTAATAAATAAGACCTAAGCTTTTGCACGCTTTGACTCATTTCCTTTTTTTTTATTTTTAAAGTTTTAACTCTCATCAAGTATTAAATTATTCCTTAATTTTCAAATCCCTTTTACGGATCTGTTTTGCTGGTACACCTACAACAATTGAATATGATTCAACATTTTTTGTTACTACAGCACCTGCTCCTATAATAGAGCCTTTACCTATCTTACAATTTGGTAAGATTACACTATTTGAACTTATCCATACATCATCTTCTATAAAAATATCTCCGTATTCCATACCCTGTTCTTTAATAGGAATCTTTATATCCTCAAAACAGTGATTATTTGATCTCAAAACAACATTTGGGCCAATGAGGACATTATTTCCTATAAAAATTTTCCCTTCTCCTCTCGCATTAATCATGACATTTGAATTAAAGGTAACATTAGAGCCTATTTTAATTTGGCTAAATTCAGAAGCATAGATTTTACAATTCAATCCAAAATAGGAATATGAGCCTATTAAAATATTTTGTGGAAATTCTATCCTTAGGCCTGATTCAAATCGATTTTCTTTAAAAGATTTTTTTAACCTGATTTTGTAATACAAACTTCTAATTAAAAAACCTGTTCTTCCAGGAATATTTCTAACAAGAAATTCAAGCCAATCCTTTAATTCTCCAATAATTAGTGAAATTAGTCTCATTATAAATTTTTCAAAAATTTCTTTTGTAGAAAAATCTTACTATATTTCTAACTCTTAGTATCAAAAAGATTAAATTTGCTATTAAAAGAAAAGGGTTTTTAAATAAGAACCTTTTTTTAATAATTTGTTGACGATTATTTAATAATTCTGAAAATAAACTCAAATATTCTTTTGACATCTTTTCTGAATTATGAGGATATTTGATTATATTTTTTTTATATTTTGTGTAATTTTTAAGCATTTTCTTTAAAGCTGGTAAGAAATCTTGATTTTCAAATGAAATCCCATAATTTTCACAATATTCAGGAAGAGCTCCACTAACTCTATAAATTATTGGTAATCCACATAATATCCCCTCAATGTGGTGCATTCCAGCAGGTTCATTTATAGAAGCGGATATGTATATATGGTTATTAGAGAGTTCTTTCCCAAGTTGTTCTCCATTAATGGGATTTATATGTTTAGCATTCTTAAACCTAAATCCTTTTGGCAAATTACCAATATAAGAAAACTCAATTAGTTTTCTCCATTTTGGAGAAGAAAGCAATCTATCAAGTTTTTTGTAAACATCAAATCCTTTCATTTTATTAGGGCTCCAATGATGAGTAACAATTTTTAAAGGAGTTGAACCATCCCAAAAATTATTAGTGTAGTTTTTAAAAACTTTTTTATCTGCACCATTTAATATGACTTTTGAAGGTTTATCTTTTTGACATAAATCTAAATTCTTTAACCATGAAGAAATATATATAGTAAAGTCTGCGCAATAATTTGACAATTTTAAAAATTTATTCATATGTAAAGTATTTTTCCTTTCATCGCACTCATTGATTCTGTGAATTACGATTGCATTTTTATTTCTAAAAAATAAATATCTTAAAATATCTAGAGAGCCAAAAGTAATATCACTATTATAAGATCTCGGATCTGTTAAAAGAATAATATCAATGTCTTCATCTTTTAGATCATGGGTTACTTGATGACCAAGATAGCTAGATGCTTGAACTAAAGATTTAGCGAATTGATTACCTCCGCCCCAGGATTTTTCTTTTATGTCAAATCCGATAGCTATTTTCAAATTTCTAAGTTAATTCACTTTTTATAAAAGACATTTTACCAAAATAAATAATTTGTTTTCAATTAATCATGCATATTATTTTATACATATTTCTGAATATCAAACAATTTCTATATGTTATGTTTATAGATAAATGTAAATTTGTTTAATTGAAAAAGAAAGCACTGATTACTGGTATAACTGGACAAGATGGGAGTTATCTAGCGGAATTCCTACTAAATAAAGGTTATCAAGTTCATGGCATTAAAAGACGTTCAAGTAGCTTTAATACTTACAGAATAAATCATATATATCAAGATCCACATGATAAAGATTGCTCATTTAAGTTGCACTATGGAGATTTAACAGACAGTACAAATATAATAAAAATAGTACAAGAAACTCAACCTGATGAAATTTATAATTTAGGAGCACAAAGTCATGTCTCAGTAAGTTTCCAACAGCCTGAATACACTGCTAATTGTGATGGACTGGGTGTTTTAAGAATTCTTGAAGCAGTAAGAGTATTAAAGTTAGAAAAAAAAACTAAAATCTATCAAGCTAGTACTAGTGAATTATTTGGTCTAGTTCAAGAAGTCCCTCAAACAGAAAAGACACCTTTCTATCCTAGAAGTCCATATGCTGTTGCAAAACTTTATGCTTATTGGATATCAGTCAACTACAGAGAATCTTATGGAATTTACGCATGTAACGGCATTTTATTTAATCATGAAAGTCCAAGAAGAGGAGAAACATTTGTAACCAGGAAAATCACCAGAGGTTTGTCAAGAATCAACGAAGGTTTAGAAGATATTTTATATCTCGGTAATTTAGATGCAAAGAGGGACTGGGGGCATGCGAAAGAATATTGTGAATTAATGTGGTTGATGCTTCAACAAGAAAAACCAGAAGACTATGTTGTAGCCACAGGAAGACAAATATCAGTAAGGTCATTTGTCGAAATGACTGCTAAAGAATTAAGATGGAATAAAAATAAATCTTCTGAATCAATCATTTGGGAAGGTAAAGGGATAAATGAAGTAGGGCGTAGGGCAGATAATGGTCAAATAGTAATAAGAATAGACAAGAGATATTTCAGGCCTTCTGAGGTAGATAATCTTCTTGGAAGTCCTGAAAAAATTAAAAGAAATTTAGGCTGGGAGCCTATTATAAGCATTGAAGAACTTGTAAATGAAATGGTTACGAATGATTTAAAAGATATTAGGAGAGAGAAAATTATAAGAAATAATCCAATTGATTAAAAACCAATTACCATTTATAGAAAAAAATTGAACCGTAAAGAATTCAAATGAGCTTAATTAACAAAAAAGATAAAATATATGTTGCAGGATCTGAAGGGATGGTTGGAAGTGCAATAGTAAGATATTTAAAAAATAATGGATACAAGAATATAGTTGTAAATAATAGATCTAAACTAAATTTATTAAATTACAGTGCTGTTGAGAGTTGGTTTAAGAAAGAAAAACCAGACATTGTAATTATTGCAGCAGCAAAAGTTGGAGGTATATATGCTAATAATAATTATCCTGCTGAATTCTTATTAGAAAATATTAAAATACAAACTAATTTAATAGAACTTTCGCAAAAAAATGATGTAAAAAGATTGTTGTTTCTTGGAAGTAGCTGTATTTACCCAAAGTTTGCGAATCAGCCTATATCTGAGGAGGAATTAATGAATGCTGCATTAGAAAAAACGAACGAATCTTATGCAATTGCAAAAATAACTGGTATTAAATTAGTTGATGCATTTAGAAAGCAATATGGTTTTGATGGTATATCATTAATGCCAACAAACCTATATGGATATGGTGATAATTATAATCTTATGAACAGTCATGTTGTCCCTGCCATGATTAGAAGATTTATTGAGGCAAAGAATACATTAGCTGAATCAGTTGTATGCTGGGGGACTGGATCCCCTTTAAGGGAGTTACTTAATGTTGACGATCTAGCCATAGCCTGTATTTTTGCTTTAGAAAATTGGGATCCAAGCAATAAAGGGGCCCCAAGGATAAATCAAAATGAGGAATTAACATACTTAAATGTTGGAAGTGAAGACGAAATAAGTATTAGAGATTTAGCATCATTAATTTCTGATCTTGTTGGATACAAAGGTTCAATAATTTGGGATGAAAATCAACCTGATGGGACTCCAAGAAAAAAGCTTAATTATGAAAAATTTAAAAGTATGGGTTGGAATACTTCAATAGAATTAAGTTTAGGATTAAAACAAACAATACAAGATTTTAAAATTAAATTAAATAAGGGTCTTTTAAGAATCTAAAAATTTTTGGTAATAAAAATAAAAAAATGGAACTTAACTCTTAACGATTGTTTCAAATATTTCTAGAGTTGATAAATTAGAATTTTCAAGTGAAAAGTGTTTTTCAACGGTTTTTCTTGCTTCATTACAAATATACTCATAAGTCTTTTTATCATTTTCTAATGTTTGAATGGCATATTCAATTTCTTTTTCACTACCAGGATTAACTAAAATACAATTTTTACGATTTTTAAATAGTTTTGGAGCCCATAACCCCTTTGTATTAGACAAAATAACTGGCTTTCCGCAAGCCATTGCCTGAAGAGTAACGCTATAGCCACTTGGTTGATAGACATTTTTTAGTGGTACTATGACTGCAAAAGACTCTTGATAAAGTTGCCTTACCTCAAGATCAGTTAAGGAATTTTTATTTTTATGATATGTACCATTGGTTATCACATATTTATTATCGTTTCTAATTTTTAATAAGCTTGTATGGATGTGTATTTTCCTATTTGTTTTAACTTTCAGGAGAGTATCAAAGTCTCTCGCTGGATCTTGGCCAATTGAAAACAAATAATCAGAAGAAAAATTATTTTTATTATTTGGTTTCCAAAATATTGTATCTACTCCAAATTTTATAAGAAAAGTTTCTTCCTTCCTAAGATTGAATTTTTTAATTGAATTATCTCTATCAGCATCACCATAAAAAATTATAAAATTTAATCTTTTTAAAATTTTTAAAATTAATTTGTGGTAAAACTTTTTAAGTAATTTTGGTACTTTTGTATTGTAATCTGACAACTTATGAAAAGCTCCAACTAACTTAATTTTATTTTTTGCATCTAAGAAAGTGTAAAAAAAACCGAGACTCATACTAAAACCATCAGTTAAACTAATAACTATATCGGAATTATTTATAGTTTTTTTATGTTGGTTTACTGAGAAAGGTCTGATACCAAAATTTGATATTCTACAAAAGATTTTTTCTAAGAATCCTCCAAAAAAGTAAATTATATTTTTCTTGTATTTTATAGAAGAAGATAAATGTTTTATATCAAAACCCTTTGAGCGAAGAAAATCAATCCCTTGAAAAAAATCTTTAGGTGCCTTATTTTTTTTTATTAATCTTTCTCTTTCTTTACGGCCACCTTTATCAAATATCAAAATCTTAGTCATAGAATTTTAAAAATTATTCTTATACCAACCTATCATTCTCCTTATTCCATCCTCTATGCTTATTGTTGTTATATCTTTTTTAATAATTTTATTTAACAGTGTTGTATCGGAACTTTTAATAAAACGTCCTTCAGGCTTACTTTTATCAAAAATAACAGAAGGATTCTTGCCGGACATATGACAAATCAAACTCACTAATTCAGCTATTGATATAGTTTCTCTTGTACCAATATTTACAGTTATGTTGTTTTCAACATTCTCCATTATTTGCAACATTATCCTTGCACAATCATATGCATGCAAATAACTCCTTCTTTGGTTTCCAGAACCCCAGGCATAGATAGGATTTTCATCATCTAGTATTTTTTTAACTAACATTGGGATTGCACTTGAATATTCTCCTACCCATCTATATCTCTCTCCATAGATATTAAAAGGCCTCACTATTTTTAATTTAATATGATTTATTTCTGATAATAATAAAAATTTCTGTTCTAGAAATCTTTTAGCCCAACCGTATCCTTTATTTACTTTTTCTGGATCATCCTCAAATAAATTTCTCTCTCCAATTGTTTCAGGTCCTTCATCCATATAAATACAAGAGGAACTGGTTATAAGGAGATTATCAGGTTTTGTTTTTTCAAAAACTTCTAAAATATTATTTGTAATTTTTTCATTATGAATTAAAGTCTCAATATGATTTTTGGATGAATAACCAACTCCGTATGCTCTACTTGCTAAATGAAAAATATTTTTAGCATTTTTAAGAGCTTTCTTTACTGATGAAAGATCTTGCAGATCTGCTTCAATTATCTCAATATCCCCTTCAATATCTTTTAAGTTTTTTAACTGCCCCTTAGAAAAATCGTCTACTATAAATACTTTATATCCATTTTTCACAAGTCTTTCGCATAAAAATGAACCTATTAAACCCGCACCTCCGGTAACAAATATCTCTTTATTATTTAAACTATTAAACATTAAAGTAAATTTAATAGATTGAAAGAAATAAAAATAATTTTTTATTCATAAAAAATTTCTAAATTAAAATACAATTATATATCAAATCTTTTCTATATAAGATTGGTTTTTATAAATTTAAAAATATCAATTATCTTTCTGAGAATCCACAAATCTTTTAAATAGAACAGAGTTTGAATAAAGATCTTTAAAATTTCCTTGATCGATTAATTCCCCACTTTCAAATAAGAAAACATGGTCTACAAATTTTAAATTTGAAAATTGATGGGAAATTGATAATAAAGTTACTTTTCCATGCAATTTTTTAAAAACAGCTCTTACTAATTCCTGAGTTATTGAGTCTAGAGAATTAGTTGCTTCATCAAGGATAAGAATATTTGGTTCTTCATACAAAGCTCTTGCTATTGCTACCAACTGTAACTGACCACCTGACAATATTTTTCCTCTTTCTCTTAATTGGGTTGAAAGTTTCAAAGGTAATTTCTGAACAAAACTACCTAAACCAACAATCTCTAGACAGGACATAACCTTTTCTTCATCAATTTCATAAGGATCAAGTCCAAATGCGACATTTTCCTTTATTGATAAATCGTTTATCTTAGGATTTTGAGGTACGTAACCAATTTTAGATTGCCATTTTTCAATACCAAATTCTTCTAAATCAATTCCATCGATTAATACTCTTCCTTTAGATGGGGAAAGCAATCCATTACATAAATCTATCGTTGTAGATTTACCAGCTCCTGAAAATCCTACGAAACCATAATGAAGACCCTTATTTATTTGTAAATTAATTCTTTTTAAACAAATTTTATTCGATTTAGGATATGAATAACTTACATCTACTAGGGATAATTGCTTCCAATAAAATTCACAAGAATTAGTAAATAATTGATCTCTTTTATTCACTTTTAATACAACTTCGCTGTAAATAATTTTTAGAGTTTTTGAATAAATATGAGCATTGGAAATATTATTCAATGAATTTCCTAATTTATTTAAAAGGGGTACGATCTTAAAAGCTAATAAAGTAATAATAGCCATTATCCCAACAAGGATATTTTGGTTTATATTGCTTATAAATAATATAGTTCCTAGAAATACCACACATAATTGGCTAAACATTAAAATTGAATTTACTGGGAGCAGATTTAAATTTTCAATGCTTGCTTGTCCAAATGCAAATTTTCCCCAAATATTATTGAATTTATTTAAAAAATTAAAAGTATTATTAGAAAGTTTTACATCCTTTATGCCAGCCAACATTTCAGTGAGGAATACATTAATTTCATCAATTTTTATTCTTTGCCCATTAGTTAAAAGATTAGTTTTCTTTCTTATATATTTTAAAAATTTAAATATGATTATCGAAATAAAAGAAATTATCAAGATTCCATATTTAGGAGATAAAATTAAAATAGTCAACAAAGGTATCATTAGTGAAGACAAATATCCTGCTAATAAGGGGATCTGCTTTATTACTCCTCTGCTCCAATAAGCAAGATGATAGGAAAAAAGATTCATTAACTTAATTGAATTTTGCTGAATGTGCCATTCATAATTCATAAAAGTAAAATTCCTTATAAGATCATTTCCCAGCCTGGTTTGACATTTAGCTACAAATAGATTTAAACGATATTGAGTATATAAACTAAATAAAGATGAGGATAAAATTACTAATATTATTGCAACAGATAAATATACTATGAAAAGATTTATATTTGGTGAACCTAAATATGTCCATAAGTAATTGTATTTATTAGTTTCATAAATTAAATTTGGATCTAATATTATGTTTATAAAGGGGAAGATAGAAAATACTGTGAGAATATCTAGGGCAAAACTAATAAAACATATAATGCAATATATAAATAATTTTAATTTTTCTTTTTTATTTAATAAAGATAAAGAAGTTTTAAATACATCTAACCTTATCATTTTTAATTTCATTCTTAATATGATTTAAAATTATCATTTTTAATAATCTTATTAAATTTTATCATCATCTACATTGATATCAAAAAGCAAAATACTTTCATCAAATTTAAATAAAAAAATTATTACAAGTAGCGATTTATATTATTCTCAATCGCAAGGCAATAAAATCCTAGTTATCCATAAGTAATTAAATTAGCCTATTAAATTATTTCATTAAAGTATTTAATTTAAGTTTTTTATTTATTTCTTGAGTCGCAATCGACTAAGATCCTTTAATAAGGGCTTAATTATGCCATTATTTAAATTTTTTTGATGTAGTTCAAAATGAATATCTGCAAAAATTCAAAAATTTTAATTACTGGAGGCACAGGTAGCTTTGGCAAAGCATTTCTTTCCTCAATTCTTAAAAAATTTCCAGATATATCTAGAGTTGTAATTTTTAGTCGTGACGAATTAAAGCAATGGGAATTACAACAAAAATATCCATTTAAGAAATATCCCCAGCTTAGATTTTTTTTGGGCGACATTAGAGATAAAGAACGTTTAAAAAGCGCCCTTGAAAGAATTGATATAGTTATTCATGCGGCAGCATTAAAACAAGTTCATACTGCAGAATATAATCCTATAGAATTTATAAAAACTAATATACTTGGTTCTGAAAATCTTGTTCAAGCGTGTATTGAAAGTAATGTTAAAAAAATTATTGCTTTAAGCACTGATAAGGCAGCCGCGCCTATAAATTTATATGGAGCAACTAAATTATGTGCAGATAAACTATTTGTTGCGGCAAATAACATAAAGGGTCATAGAGACATGGCATTCTCATGCGTTAGATATGGGAATGTTATGGGGTCTAGGGGTTCAGTAATCCCTCTTTTCATAAAAGAAGCAAAAAATGGAATCATACAAATCACAGATGATCGTATGACTAGGTTTAACATTACCTTAGATCAATCTATTCAGATGGTTTTATGGGCAATTGAAAATGCTGTAGGTGGTGAAATATTGGTACCAAAAATTGCCAGCTACAGAATAACTGATCTTGCTGAGGCAATAGGACCAAGCTGTAAAAAAGTTATTTTAGGAATAAGAGAAGGAGAAAAGCTTCATGAAGAAATGATTACATCCTCTGACAGTTTTAATACATACGATCTTGGCGACTACTATACTATTTTACCTGCGAATTATGATCCGGAAAAACACTTTAATAAAATGGGTAAACAATATAAATCTGTAAAGGAAGGCTTCTCATATATATCAAATGAAAATATAAAATTTTTATCAAAAGAAAATCTAAGAGAATTAATTAAGGCTAATGTTGATCCAAAATTTGATCCAATTTAATTAGTTCCAATGCATTTTATATTTATTTTTGCTAAAGTTTTTATAAAATTTATATAAGTTTTAACTTTATCTAAGGTTTATTAAATTCAAATAAATAAGAAAGGAATATATGATAATTCCGTATGGGAGACATGAAATAGACAACGATGATGTAAATAGCGTTGTAGAAGTCTTAGAAAATAAGTTTTTGACACAAGGTGATGTAGTTCCAGAGTTTGAAAGAGAAGTTTCTTCTTTTTGTGGCGCTCATCATGCGATAGCTCTTAATAGTGCCACCTCAGCTTTACATTTAGCTTGCAGAGCTTTGGAAGTTAAAAGAGGTGATATAGTTTGGACCTCTCCTATATCTTTTGTTGCATCAGCTAATTGTGCAATATACTGCGGTGCGAAAATCGACTTTGTAGATATTAATCCAAATACCAACAATATAGATCCAACATTACTAAAACTTAAATTAATTAAAGCAAAAAAAAATAACCAATTACCCAAGGTAGTCATTCCAGTTCATCTATGTGGACTTCCATGTGAGATGAGTACTATATGGGAGTTATCAAAAGAATTTAATTTTCAAATTATTGAAGATGCATCTCATGCTTTAGGAGCAGAGTACAATTCAACTAGAATTGGTAATTGCAAATACTCGTCAATAACTGTCTTTAGTTTTCATCCAGTAAAAATGATTACTACTGGTGAAGGAGGAATGGCATTAACTAATAGTAGGGAAATTTATGAAAGGATAAAGCTGCTTAGAAGTCATGGCATAACTAAAGAATCAAAATTAATGGATAAGGAAAAAGAAGGACCATGGTACTATCAGCAAATAGAATTAGGTTATAATTACAGAATGACTGATATTCAAGCTGCTTTAGGCATTAGTCAGTTAAAAAAATTAGAAAAATTTATATTAAATAGATCAACATTAGCTGAAAGGTATATTAAGAATCTTAAGTCAAGTAAATTTAAAACCCCATTGATACCAAATAATGCAAAATCCTCATGGCATCTTTTTGTTGTAAAAATAAGCTTAAATTCTTTTGATGAAAAAAGAATTCTTTTTGAATATTTAATTAAGAATAAAATTCAAGTTAATCTCCACTATATACCTATATACTCTCATCCTTTTTACAAAAATTTTGGGTTTAAAAAAGAGGATTTCCCTAATTCAGAAAAATACTATAAAGAGGCTTTAACTTTACCCCTATTTTCTAATTTATCCTTCCTAGAACAGGATAAGATAATAACTAAATTAGAAAAATTTAGTAATAAATGAATATCGCAATAATTCCTGCAAGAGGAGGCAGTAAGAGAATTCCCAAAAAGAATATTAGAAACTTTTGTGGAAAGCCAATGTTATCTTGGCCATTAGAGGTTGCTTTAAAATCTAAGATATTTGATCAGGTAATAATTTCATCTGATGATGATGAAATAATAGATATCTCAAAAAGATATGGAGGTGTAATTCCTTTTATTAGACCTAAGGAACTATCAGATGATTTTTCAACTTCAGATGATGTAATGAAACATGCTGCTGAATGGGTAAAAATTAATATTCCCAAAATTTCTAACTTATGTTGTATTTATGCCACTGCAGCTTTTATTAAAACTGAAGATTTAACTGAAAGTTTTAAGCTATTTAATGAAAACTC contains these protein-coding regions:
- a CDS encoding acyltransferase, with amino-acid sequence MRLISLIIGELKDWLEFLVRNIPGRTGFLIRSLYYKIRLKKSFKENRFESGLRIEFPQNILIGSYSYFGLNCKIYASEFSQIKIGSNVTFNSNVMINARGEGKIFIGNNVLIGPNVVLRSNNHCFEDIKIPIKEQGMEYGDIFIEDDVWISSNSVILPNCKIGKGSIIGAGAVVTKNVESYSIVVGVPAKQIRKRDLKIKE
- a CDS encoding glycosyltransferase, which gives rise to MKIAIGFDIKEKSWGGGNQFAKSLVQASSYLGHQVTHDLKDEDIDIILLTDPRSYNSDITFGSLDILRYLFFRNKNAIVIHRINECDERKNTLHMNKFLKLSNYCADFTIYISSWLKNLDLCQKDKPSKVILNGADKKVFKNYTNNFWDGSTPLKIVTHHWSPNKMKGFDVYKKLDRLLSSPKWRKLIEFSYIGNLPKGFRFKNAKHINPINGEQLGKELSNNHIYISASINEPAGMHHIEGILCGLPIIYRVSGALPEYCENYGISFENQDFLPALKKMLKNYTKYKKNIIKYPHNSEKMSKEYLSLFSELLNNRQQIIKKRFLFKNPFLLIANLIFLILRVRNIVRFFYKRNF
- the gmd gene encoding GDP-mannose 4,6-dehydratase; translated protein: MKKKALITGITGQDGSYLAEFLLNKGYQVHGIKRRSSSFNTYRINHIYQDPHDKDCSFKLHYGDLTDSTNIIKIVQETQPDEIYNLGAQSHVSVSFQQPEYTANCDGLGVLRILEAVRVLKLEKKTKIYQASTSELFGLVQEVPQTEKTPFYPRSPYAVAKLYAYWISVNYRESYGIYACNGILFNHESPRRGETFVTRKITRGLSRINEGLEDILYLGNLDAKRDWGHAKEYCELMWLMLQQEKPEDYVVATGRQISVRSFVEMTAKELRWNKNKSSESIIWEGKGINEVGRRADNGQIVIRIDKRYFRPSEVDNLLGSPEKIKRNLGWEPIISIEELVNEMVTNDLKDIRREKIIRNNPID
- a CDS encoding GDP-L-fucose synthase family protein → MSLINKKDKIYVAGSEGMVGSAIVRYLKNNGYKNIVVNNRSKLNLLNYSAVESWFKKEKPDIVIIAAAKVGGIYANNNYPAEFLLENIKIQTNLIELSQKNDVKRLLFLGSSCIYPKFANQPISEEELMNAALEKTNESYAIAKITGIKLVDAFRKQYGFDGISLMPTNLYGYGDNYNLMNSHVVPAMIRRFIEAKNTLAESVVCWGTGSPLRELLNVDDLAIACIFALENWDPSNKGAPRINQNEELTYLNVGSEDEISIRDLASLISDLVGYKGSIIWDENQPDGTPRKKLNYEKFKSMGWNTSIELSLGLKQTIQDFKIKLNKGLLRI
- a CDS encoding glycosyltransferase, which produces MTKILIFDKGGRKERERLIKKNKAPKDFFQGIDFLRSKGFDIKHLSSSIKYKKNIIYFFGGFLEKIFCRISNFGIRPFSVNQHKKTINNSDIVISLTDGFSMSLGFFYTFLDAKNKIKLVGAFHKLSDYNTKVPKLLKKFYHKLILKILKRLNFIIFYGDADRDNSIKKFNLRKEETFLIKFGVDTIFWKPNNKNNFSSDYLFSIGQDPARDFDTLLKVKTNRKIHIHTSLLKIRNDNKYVITNGTYHKNKNSLTDLEVRQLYQESFAVIVPLKNVYQPSGYSVTLQAMACGKPVILSNTKGLWAPKLFKNRKNCILVNPGSEKEIEYAIQTLENDKKTYEYICNEARKTVEKHFSLENSNLSTLEIFETIVKS
- a CDS encoding SDR family NAD(P)-dependent oxidoreductase; translated protein: MFNSLNNKEIFVTGGAGLIGSFLCERLVKNGYKVFIVDDFSKGQLKNLKDIEGDIEIIEADLQDLSSVKKALKNAKNIFHLASRAYGVGYSSKNHIETLIHNEKITNNILEVFEKTKPDNLLITSSSCIYMDEGPETIGERNLFEDDPEKVNKGYGWAKRFLEQKFLLLSEINHIKLKIVRPFNIYGERYRWVGEYSSAIPMLVKKILDDENPIYAWGSGNQRRSYLHAYDCARIMLQIMENVENNITVNIGTRETISIAELVSLICHMSGKNPSVIFDKSKPEGRFIKSSDTTLLNKIIKKDITTISIEDGIRRMIGWYKNNF
- a CDS encoding ATP-binding cassette domain-containing protein, whose protein sequence is MIRLDVFKTSLSLLNKKEKLKLFIYCIICFISFALDILTVFSIFPFINIILDPNLIYETNKYNYLWTYLGSPNINLFIVYLSVAIILVILSSSLFSLYTQYRLNLFVAKCQTRLGNDLIRNFTFMNYEWHIQQNSIKLMNLFSYHLAYWSRGVIKQIPLLAGYLSSLMIPLLTILILSPKYGILIISFISIIIFKFLKYIRKKTNLLTNGQRIKIDEINVFLTEMLAGIKDVKLSNNTFNFLNKFNNIWGKFAFGQASIENLNLLPVNSILMFSQLCVVFLGTILFISNINQNILVGIMAIITLLAFKIVPLLNKLGNSLNNISNAHIYSKTLKIIYSEVVLKVNKRDQLFTNSCEFYWKQLSLVDVSYSYPKSNKICLKRINLQINKGLHYGFVGFSGAGKSTTIDLCNGLLSPSKGRVLIDGIDLEEFGIEKWQSKIGYVPQNPKINDLSIKENVAFGLDPYEIDEEKVMSCLEIVGLGSFVQKLPLKLSTQLRERGKILSGGQLQLVAIARALYEEPNILILDEATNSLDSITQELVRAVFKKLHGKVTLLSISHQFSNLKFVDHVFLFESGELIDQGNFKDLYSNSVLFKRFVDSQKDN
- the pseB gene encoding UDP-N-acetylglucosamine 4,6-dehydratase (inverting) encodes the protein MNICKNSKILITGGTGSFGKAFLSSILKKFPDISRVVIFSRDELKQWELQQKYPFKKYPQLRFFLGDIRDKERLKSALERIDIVIHAAALKQVHTAEYNPIEFIKTNILGSENLVQACIESNVKKIIALSTDKAAAPINLYGATKLCADKLFVAANNIKGHRDMAFSCVRYGNVMGSRGSVIPLFIKEAKNGIIQITDDRMTRFNITLDQSIQMVLWAIENAVGGEILVPKIASYRITDLAEAIGPSCKKVILGIREGEKLHEEMITSSDSFNTYDLGDYYTILPANYDPEKHFNKMGKQYKSVKEGFSYISNENIKFLSKENLRELIKANVDPKFDPI
- the pseC gene encoding UDP-4-amino-4,6-dideoxy-N-acetyl-beta-L-altrosamine transaminase, which codes for MIIPYGRHEIDNDDVNSVVEVLENKFLTQGDVVPEFEREVSSFCGAHHAIALNSATSALHLACRALEVKRGDIVWTSPISFVASANCAIYCGAKIDFVDINPNTNNIDPTLLKLKLIKAKKNNQLPKVVIPVHLCGLPCEMSTIWELSKEFNFQIIEDASHALGAEYNSTRIGNCKYSSITVFSFHPVKMITTGEGGMALTNSREIYERIKLLRSHGITKESKLMDKEKEGPWYYQQIELGYNYRMTDIQAALGISQLKKLEKFILNRSTLAERYIKNLKSSKFKTPLIPNNAKSSWHLFVVKISLNSFDEKRILFEYLIKNKIQVNLHYIPIYSHPFYKNFGFKKEDFPNSEKYYKEALTLPLFSNLSFLEQDKIITKLEKFSNK
- the pseF gene encoding pseudaminic acid cytidylyltransferase, producing the protein MNIAIIPARGGSKRIPKKNIRNFCGKPMLSWPLEVALKSKIFDQVIISSDDDEIIDISKRYGGVIPFIRPKELSDDFSTSDDVMKHAAEWVKINIPKISNLCCIYATAAFIKTEDLTESFKLFNENSFNYVFSATDFAAPIFRSFSFSKEDGLKMFYPGKYNTRSQDLPVAYHDAGMFYWASLETWIKQKVVFDQNSFPYLLPRWRVQDIDNKDDWYRAELIMKVLNS